GGGGTCGGGTTGCAGCCCCGCTTGGGTGGGTCGTGGGCCACCCGCCTCCTCTCATCGTCACAACACCCTGCCTGCCACTCCCCCGCACCCACCACAACTGGCCCATCCAATCCCAGTGCCCCTGTTCCGCTCCCCAGGACACCCAAATCAGCTTTATCCCTTTGCTTTCTTGGTGATCCGCACCATCTATCTTTGTTCTAgttgaaggagaggaagaggaggaagttgAAGCAAAAAGAGCAGTTGGGTGGCTGCTGTAAGCCTCAGAGGATTAAAGCCAAGGGCAGGGGAGGTGGGAAGGCAGAGGTGAGTGGCCCTCTCAGGCTGGAACACCAGCGGCGGCTGAGCCATATGTGTCCAGGCCTAGAGATGCAGGGTCGAGGATGGAAATGCACGCACCACAATCATGTGCATCATTCATCCCACAAAAGAAGAATCTTAGAAGAAAAAGGCTTGTGGGGGTCGGGAGGGAGTGGGTGGTGTTCCGGTTTACCCGGGGGTCCTTTGGGGGCTGTTCTAGGATGCTAAGGTTGGCCTATAAAGGTAACACAGATTTGGACTGTTTTGGACCAGTGGAGGGGAATGGCTTCTTCTTCGCCTTCCTCTCGTGTTCACAGGTTTACAGTGACACCGttgtatcctctctctctctctctctctctctctctctctcactctcactcgctgtcttcttttctttctcttttttttttcttctttctgctGTGGGGCATTGATGGAGACGAGAGTGAGTGTACTCGGATCAGACCCCCACCATGTGAGCCTCTGATCGCAAACATCCGTGAGTGTCTGTTCCCCGCAGTTGCGAACGCAAGCACTATAAATTAAGCAGGCACCGGACTTCTGCTACCCCACTGGTCCCGTGTCTCGTTGAACACTGCACTCGGTGTCCTACTGGCTTCGCCATTCCTCGGTTGCAAGTGAAATGGCAACAACCGCTGCTTTGCGAACGCTATTTGGATGAAAATAATCAAAATGTGTGTCGAAAATGAACAAAAAATCGAACATTTGGAACCTCTCCGTATGGCATTTTAAACACGAGAAGATCCACGCGATCTATTCATCACAAAGATTCAACTGGATTCTCCAAATCTTGCGAGGATTCGACTTGTAATATGCTTCGTTTCGGATTCTCCCACCAACCAGTGACGTGGTTGAATAAAGACATGACGAGCACTGTGAGAAGATCAGCCATGGTCAACAGGGATCAGTGAAGAGCGAGCTAATGTAGATTTTTCCCTCTTCCTCTTGGTTGATCGAGTGACATTTATGCCTGGAGTCCTCCGTTTTTAAAGCTATCTGCGGCAAGGGGTTGCACATGGCGGTCCATGGCGTCAAAACTGGGAGCTTGCCAGTTAAAAAGACGCTATCTTTCGTCCACGTCCAAGGCTGGAGCCTGTTGTCCCACCACCACCAACACCAACACCAGCAGCAGCAAAGTGCGAGTCTGCGATGGGTGATTTCACGTCCAAACAATTCTGTAAAGGGCAGTACAACACGATAGCTTTGCTGTGTCCTACAAAGCAGGGTGGCAGGAGGAGAGGCAAGCATCGAGCAATAATGGACACAGCACCCGGGGGTAAAGCAGATGAGCTCTTACGTCTTgtcatcagagagagagagagagagaggcgacaaGGACAGCCACAGATTAAAGGATTAGATAAAGAAAAGGTCGGTCTCGTGGTAGTAGGCCAAGTAAAGCGGCCCCCGGCAGCTCTGCTGCCATGCCCTCCCCGTCTCTGCTCTCTTCTGCGCCCGCTGCAGCCGTTACAGAAACAGCTGCTTCAGCAACAGCAACACAGTCCCACCGATAAAAGCGAGGAGAAAGTGAAGTGAAGAACTGAGACACTGAGTCCTCTCGCGCGCTGTCTCTCTCTCTAGCCATTTGATTCAAGCATTGACACGGGGCCAGTTGCTGTGCAGGAGCAGCAGCGACGACGACCGCATCAAAACGAAGCTGCGACAGCAAGCGAGAGAAAAGAATGTGGTGAGGGAGCGAGAGATAGAGATAAGGGGAAGGGGGAGGAGTTATGGAGGTCGGGGCTGCAGAGGGTACGGAAGAGGCATGGTTCGGGCGTCGCTTTTGACCCTCTTCCTTTTGGCAAAGCTTATGTCTGGTTAAGGAGCCCGAGATAGAGGTGCGGTGGGGAAAGGGAGAAGAAAAGCCGAAGCTTTTTTGGTCTTTGGCTCTTCTATTTAGCTCTCTGTCTCTGTTCCTTTGCTCTGCTCTCGACTCTGCTTCTGCTTGTCTCCCGCCTCCCACGCTTGTCTTCTGAGCCCTTAGCCTTTAGCGCTCTCCCCACATGCGTCGCTTCACCATTCCTGTGTTCTCGCTCCTTCCCTCATCCTTAGCTTGACCAGCATCCGACCTGTCCCCTCTTCCCCTGCCTTTGGGTCCTCCCTTTCTTGGTTTCGCCTTTTGGGTCCTGTGCTGCTCGTTTCTTTGGTTCGGAGACAATGGGGATCGATTTGAACACgatagaggaggaggatgaggagccgGAGCACCCAGCCCATGCCGCTCCACCGCCCGCGGCAGCGGCAGTTGAGGACGCGTTTCAGGGAACGCCTGTGTGCCTGGAGCTGTGGCACGCCTGCGCAGGGCCCCGTATATGGTTGCCCAAGAAGGGGAGCTTGGTGGTGTACTTGCCGCAGGGGCACATGGAGCACCTCGGggacggcggaggcggcggcgccgacGGTGGAGGGAGAGGGGGAATCTGCCGCCGTGATGTGCCCCCTCATTGCTTATGTCGTGTGATCGACGTCAAGCTCCATGTTCGTTTGTTCTCTCACGCTGATTTATACCATTTCTTCTAGGGTTTCTAAAGGTTGGTTCTTTTTTACTTGGTCTTGTTCTTTGGTGCTTCAATAACGCAGGCTGATGCCGCTACAGACGATGTGTACGCTCAGCTCTCTCTTCTTGCCGAAAGCGAGGTAAGGCTTCTGCTTGTTCTGGATTTGCCATTTTATGGACTAGCAAGCTTCCATCTCTCTTCAAGAGTGTGAGGTTGGTCATGTGTGGCTGACCTTGACTTAAATAAGGGTGTACCTCATGCAAAAATGAGCCGTCGTGTCCAATTTCAAGCTTGCCCAATATAAAAGCTGTGAAACATGAAACACAATTTGTCGGGACTGTTTTTTGGTAGCTATTCTGATTCATTTTCTGGCATTTGAGTTCGATTTGGTTGATCTTGCAACATGTTTTTGGCTCAGGATTTTGAACGAAGAATGAAGATGGGTGAGGTTGAAGGAAATGAGGAAGGAGATGATGTTGAGTGCATAAACAGATCCTCTGTCCCCCATATGTTCTGCAAGACCCTCACTGCATCTGACACTAGCACCCATGGAGGGTTCTCTGTGCCCCGCCGAGCTGCTGAGGACTGCTTCCCTCCCCTGGTGACTAGATACCCTTAAACATGAGCTATTTTGGATTTGATTTTGTGATGATATTTGTTTAGGGTATCTAATGCGAAATGGATACATCGCAACGGATCTACCTCCATCAAATATTGTTTGTAGCTTTGGGCATAGATATTGCTCTGAACTTTTGTGTTTTGCCTCTTCCTCTTTCTGAATTAGGATTATAAGCTGCAGAGACCTTCGCAAGAGCTTATTGCAAAAGACTTACATGGCATGGAATGGAGGTTTCGACATATCTATAGAGGTATATTAAGCAAATCCAGATATTGTTcacatttttattttcaaatgcTTGAACTTTCAGCTAAGAATGCCTTAAAAACcttttctctttatactacaatgcTCAGGCAATTTTGACTGCACATTTATGCTCAAAGACTTTGTTGTCATTTGTTCTCATATTCTTGTGTCGTATCATAAGACAACACTTAGCTATTAGTTTTTGCCGGTGGATAGAAAGCTGATCATCTTAAAGCATTTAGTTGAAGATATTGTTTCTGCCAATTATCCACGCCACCATATATGACTTGCTGAAGAAGATTATTTGGAATTTTTGTGTGGAGAAGTTCCCTTTGGAATGATCCATATGATGCATAACAACCAGTACTTGTTGGAATGCACCATAGTTGTTGTGCATGTGATTTTCAATCCTTTTAGAGATCTTAGTTgtgaatatattatgaatatgtcaCATTACTTAAACTACCATAGTCCTTACAAAATTCAAtttatctgctgctgctgctgatgtttGAGTTGTATGCATTTTAGGTCAACCGCGCAGGCATCTTCTTACAACTGGATGGAGTGCATTTGTGAATAGGAAAAAGCTCATATCAGGAGATGCAGTGCTCTTTCTTCGGTAGGCATTATCAAAATGTTGCTGACTATGTAGGCGTGAAGATCATTtacatgaatgagagttttctataTGTGAATAGGGGTACTGATGGGGAGCTTAGATTGGGTATTAGGAGAGCAGTACAATTTAAAAGCAGCAATCCAGTTTCAGCACATCCAAGTGGGAACTCGACTCTTGCTACATTGGCCGATATTGCTAACGCTGTGTCCACAAGAAAAGTCTTCCATGTCTATTATAACCCAAGGTATGTTTGGTTGCAATGGAGTTATGCTCTATATAAGTTTACCTTATACATATGCAAAAGCCAGTTCTGTATTTACAGGAAGTACAAACACCATCAATCATATTCCAGAAATCGTGACTGTCTTAAGTAttaagaatcttttttttttccccctaaATCCAGACCAAAGTTGGAGTGTGCTATTTCTGCACAGGATTGCTtttattcttaaaataaaaaagctGTATGAACTCTGAAGGATACACAACATGGTAACTTTACAAGCTGCTCACGTCAATGATTCTTGATCTAAGATAGAAACACAGATGTCATTTTTCTCATGACGGAATTAGTTGGCCAATTAACTGTTTCATGGTTAATTGTCCAAGGATGCCTTAACCCTATATTCCATAGCacttcttttgttcttttttaaaTGGAGTTTTCTGTTTATCTCAAATTATGCTGTGTTTGTTATACCATGTAGCTAAATGACAACTCATTATTCTTTATGAGCTTCTTCATTCTTAAGTGTCAATAAAAGTGAAATATCATGTCATCGTAGTCAAGATGGTTTCTAAAAACCAAGTTCCAATTTTGCAGGGCAAACTCGTCGGATTTCATTGTTCCATACTGGAAATTTGTAAAAAGCTTCAATAGTTCCATTTCTGTGGGAATCAGGTTCAAAATGATTTATGAAAGTGACGATGCCTCAGAGAGAAGGTTTGATATACGTTCTTTTTTAGGATTTAAATTGAGATGTGTTGAATGTTGTTCATTTACCTTTTTCTATAGGTCCACAGGACTGGTAACTGGGATCAGTGACATGGACCCTGTAAGATGGCCTGGTTCCAAGTGGAGGTGTCTGTTGGTATGCTTAAATGCTTAATCCATGTTTTCTTGTACAAGCAAATAGTTCTCTTGCCAAGACTATTTACATGAAATAATATGCTGTTAGATCTTTGATAAGAGACATTTTGTTGGAGGGTCATCCTTTGCACCTTTCTTGGCCTACTGTATCTTTCCATTTGCAACTAACCCATTGCAGTTCTGGATTTGATCTCACTTGAGCCATTTAGTGGTTTTTTCTCCAATTTGGATGGTGCACATAGGTATAATATACTGTCAAGTAGATTTATTTGCAGCTTACAAAAATTGCAAGATCCCTATATGACAGTCTAGCTTAATCTGCTTGTTTACTTTATCACTATATATAAATCATGTGATAGAGATTATCAGAGGACGATGCAAGCCAGTGTAGGTTCATAACCTATAACTCAATCTAGGTCTTCTCTCCAAGGTAAGCATGCATTTCCTATTTCTTGGGGGATCTTAAGGGGCACAATACTTGTGTTTCTTATTCTTTTACGCCCAGCTAATTATGCATCTCTCAAAAGATACATCTTGTCATGACCTAATCTCACAGGATAATTGACTCATTAACTTGATAGCCTGGAACCACATGACACAAAATGCTCAAGTTCAAGATAATATTTGTAAAATTATATAATCTTATAAGTCAACTCATTTCTCCCATTTCTGATGTATGATTAAACCAAGATAGCACAATTAAACCAAGGCCTAAATATCAAACATAATCCAGCACTTTTAAGTTCAGCCCATTGATGACCATGATACGCCTCTTGCTCCATTCACAAGTACTGTTTTCTTACTTAGGCACCTTATCATGTCTAATATTAGATCCACTCTTGATATAACTAGGTTACGATGGGTCCAAATGGATAACCAACTAATGAACCATTTGACCTAAAATGCTTATGATCAAATCAATAGTAATAGACATCTAACCCTACAAACCAACTTAATTCTCCTTCCATAGCCAGGATTAAACTATAGTGTCACATATCTTCATCTGTGTTATATATATTATGAGATGCCTCCCACATGCAAGGCTTAGTATGGTTTAATGTTGTTGTCATATTGTTTTGAGGTGCTTTACTATTTAATGGCATATCAAAAGTTAACTTTCTTCTTTATACTAGAATTCGTAAATACTTAATCATTTACATCATTGCCAGTTTAATATGACTGAATCTAGCAAGAAAAGGCATAGGTTCATATGTATGGTGCTATTTACGACCCATGGACCTTGCCAACATGATAATTGTTCTGAGAGATACAGAGGTGTAGGTAATGTTAAGTGGTTGTTTCTGACAATTATCTGCTTAAGCAACCATAACCTTTGAAGTAATTAGGTAAAAATTCCGTGATCGATATAACTTTCATTTCGATTGGAGGCATTTTTTATAATAAAGTTTCCATTGCTGCTGAGACCGAGGCATGGGCTGGCTGAGGTTGTTGGTGGGAGTAATTAATTCTATTTGGACTTATGTTCTATCCATTATGATGCTAAGTGAGACACCCTGGTTGGTGCATTATGGCCGAGCCCCATCAAGCTGGATTCCTATGCTCACATCTCAAAGTTGAAAGAAAACCTTTTAAGTTTGTGTTTTTTATAATTTCATGTTATTTTATCTTTCCTAAATTCAAGGCTAATATTGAATACAATCTGGACTCATCATTTAACCCACATTACTTGTTTCTATTAGAAACTGACGGTTTAACATATCAGTTTTCTTTCTTGTTAGATAGCTTTCTGCTGTTCTTTCTTCTCTGTTATTTGTTTGATGTTTCTTCTTAGTTGATCATCGTCATGCTGTATTTCTTAGTTCTTctatatttttttcaataaattGATGTGGTAGCATAACCTAAACTTTCCTCTAGAATGAAAAAGATCTCTCTTGATATGTCATTATCCACCTTATGTCTGTACTATATGCAATTTTGAAATATCAACTTTTTTCCTTTAATTAGCATCTGTATTTCTGATTTGAGATATATTTGTTCTTCATTGCAGGTAAATTGGGACGTTGATGCAGATACTAATCAACAGAATAGGATATCCCCATGGGAAATTGAACCGACTGGTTCAGTTTCGGGCTCTGGCAGCCTGTCAACAGTAGGTTCCAAGAGGGCCAAAATCGGTCTTCCCTCTGTCAATATGGATTTTCCAATTCCGAGTAGGTCTTTGATGTGTTTCATAATTGAAACTCTCCAAAGCTCAAAAACATTTCCTGCATTATTTCTAATGCTTGTATGCAATTGATGCAGATGGAAATGGTTGTCCAGACTTGAGGGAATCTGCAAGTATCCACAAGgtcttgcaaggtcaagaatttaTGAGACTCGGTGCTCCAAATTGCATTGGTGTGACAGCTTCTCATGTTTTCGGGATTGGAAATCCTCAGTACTCAGAGAAGGGATGTTCCGCTGATGCAAATGGCAGCATCATAGGTGAATCTGTTCCAGGAGGTAGGGTCAGAATCCCACATGGAAAATCTGACTCGTCCTTCAATCGCACAGGCTTTAGTGAATCTATCCGATTCCAGAAGGTCTTGCAAGGTCAAGAAGTTTTCTCAAGAAATCCTCCTTTCCTTGGAGCACCATGTGATGCTCATGTAAGGAATGGTGTGTACGGCCAGTTTGATGATGTTCTCACATCTCGTGCTGAAAGCAGATTGCCTATAGCACCCCATGGATATGTTACTCTTCTTCAACAGTCTTTGCCATCAATTCAAGCATTTTCCCCATCTTCGGTGCTAATGTTTCAAGATGCAAGTTGTGTATCTCTGTCAGCTCATTCTATGCCTGGCATGAATTATCAAGACAGAGGTGATGAAGGGTGCCGCTTTGCCATGTTAAATGGTTCAGAACCCTTGCATAGAGAAGAATCAAACTTTCCATCTTGGCCTCCAACATTGGCTTGTCATTTTGCCAACCAGCAATGCAAAATGGTAAAAGTCCATGATCCTGTCTTGGATGGTAAGCTGGACTTTGAAAACGAGCGAAGTGTCAGCCGAAAAGGTTGCAGACTTTTTGGTTTTCCCTTAACCGAGAGGATTCCTGTGGCAAATTTAGTCGACAAACCTCCTCCAGTCACTCCAGCTACTTCAATGCCTCAAATGCCTGCTAAGCCCGTCGGGTGCAGCAGTGCCCTTTATGCTTTGCGTGCAGCTCCAATTTAGGACTTCATCACTGGAACAAACCCGAGTTTCACATGCATCCAAATGCTGCAAGCAGGTAAATCATATCTGACTTGAATTCCCAATTATTATTCAGATGTCCTGTTGAACAACCTGGAAAAGGATGCCATGTCCTCGATACCTATAACAAGGATGATACGGTGCTAGCCATCGATGATCCTTAGCGGTTTAAGGCTACCGTGCCAGTATGCGGTCAGCATTTTGCAAAGTAACCGGACTGGATTACTAAATTAGGTTTTCAACTAAATTATCAACCGCAGCATTTTCTTGTTTGGTTTCTGATGCATTTAACAGTCAGCTACTGTCATTGTGTTAGATTGTACTATTTGTTGAGCCTCTGTTGCAGTATTTTATGCAGTCTGGTCTAATGTTTGCTTAAGTATTGTTGGTctttgtttcctggtcatttGCTTTGGAAAGCTGGGATTCTACCTGTTAGTATTGTCATATATATAAACTGGTGTTTTAAGTCAATATGTTCGAGTCCAAAATTTCTGAAGCTTCCAACAATTAAGCAAATCTATCAAGAACAGTAATCAAATGTTTTGAGGGCATCATGTTCTCTTCTAGCTGTagtcaatcataaaaaaatagacACACAGAATGAGTAACCTTCACATGCATATAGATTTGGTAATCAAAtggattactagaaagttggagaGTATTCAAATTTCACAGCCTCACCTCCTCAATTTGAGGCAAAAAATCAACAAACCAATTTGATTGGAGAATAATCTGATTATTTAACGTTTGTGCAATAGAACAAACATCTGCAAGTGTAATTCTCACATCAAGCAATCTGAGGAGTTCCAACCCTCTTAACTGCTACCAAAATAAGTTGAGTTGAATCCCAGCGAGAACCATATCTTTGAGCCACAAATTTGATCTAAACTTTGTCGAGCTAAGCTGAGCAGATACATCATCCTTGACCTTTGGCAAAGTCGTTGAATCATCTCCTCAAACTAGTCCCATCTTTTTGATCTGATCACCTGAGAGATCCGAGTGAGCACTTCAGTGGAGAACTCCACATTTGTTGATTCCAAAGCCGGCATTACCATCCCTTGAAGCAAATGTAGACGTCTCAATGACTTCTATGTGGTCATCAAATACCCTTTAGATCTAAAAAGATGAAAGATAATTGTTAGAGCTGTTATAGAGCATGCTGTATCCATTACAACATTAAGGTTCTTTATTTTCAGACATTTTATTTGTAGATTTTGGTGTCATTGATTCACAAAGCATACACATCAAGATGAACAACATGCTAATCAATCAAACACTGTAAATGCATGTGATAATGGACCACAGGTTAGTCCCCATGAATTATTGCATAGAGGCAATCAGGAAACCTTTTTTAGCATCAGCAATGAATGATTTAACTATATCACTTTATGTCGAGTCGAGGACTGGTGTCAAAAGGAgaggaaaaataaacaaaaatcaaGAAAAGTTCCAGGAATTTTACCATATCGAGTCAGGGAACAGTAGTTTGAAGTCGACTATAGGATCTCTACCAGTAATCCTTGCAAGAACAAATTCCATCTTTGAAGTGATGAAACCTTATCCTGTCCTGTGTTCATCAATCCAAAGGCAATGGCTAATTTCTCACCATGTATAGACAAAGCAGTCTCCTTGTCCTCCTCATGTATGTCAAGCAGCACCTCTCCAACTTCTTGGCTCCAATTTGCTGATGATCCACCAATCTTCCATGACTACAGGCATTGAGCAAAGACACAAATGTCACTTTATCTGGAGGGATGTTTAGTGCCTTCATCCTTTCAAAGAGCTTAACTGCATCATCGGATTTTCCATGAATAGCAAAGCCACTAAGCATGGCATTCCAAGGCCGGGCGGTGCATTTGGGACTGCCTTCAGCATTGAATACATTCCTGGCGGATTCTATCTCCCCACACTTTGCATACACGTCAATGAGACCGGCAAGCAGTCTGTCGTTCATCTCGACACTCTCTTTCTTCATGAACATGTGAATCCATCTTTCTTGTTTCTATGCAACAAGATTCGCACATGCCGCACGAACAGTGGTGAGAGTCAACTCATTTGGTCTAGCACCTGCACGCTGCATGTGACGGAAAAGCTCCATtgcctctaagaagcaacctaccTACAAATGGCTGGGAAGTTTAAGGAAGGCAGCATTCAGGTGGTCACATAGAAGACAACCCTAACATCAACATTAAGAGGTTTCTCCAGCACGACTCTTGCTGATCGCACCAAAACAGCCAGTTTCTTACCTGCACAAATCCCGCAATAATAGTACTCCAAGAGACAACATCCTTTCTCCGGCATTTCATCAAACAACTTCCTCGCACGGTCGACATCTCCAAATCCGACGTATCCACCGATCAACGAATTCCACGAGAACATGTCCCGTCGGGCGCTCCCGTCAAACACCATCTGCGCGTCGTGGACGGACCCAAAGCTACCGTACACCCGGACCACCGCGTTGGAAACGAACACAATGGTCTCAAGCCCCCCCTTGAGGGCGTGAACCCTGACCTGCTCCGCCTCGGCCAAGCCCAGCCCGCGGGGCCCGCACGCGGCGAGGAGGGAGGCGAAGGTGTACTGGTTGGGGGCAGAGGAGGAGGGAGGCGGGCGAGGAGTGGGCTTTGACGAGGGTGTTTTAGGAG
The DNA window shown above is from Musa acuminata AAA Group cultivar baxijiao chromosome BXJ2-4, Cavendish_Baxijiao_AAA, whole genome shotgun sequence and carries:
- the LOC135583014 gene encoding auxin response factor 15-like isoform X3, with amino-acid sequence MGIDLNTIEEEDEEPEHPAHAAPPPAAAAVEDAFQGTPVCLELWHACAGPRIWLPKKGSLVVYLPQGHMEHLGDGGGGGADGGGRGGICRRDVPPHCLCRVIDVKLHADAATDDVYAQLSLLAESEDFERRMKMGEVEGNEEGDDVECINRSSVPHMFCKTLTASDTSTHGGFSVPRRAAEDCFPPLDYKLQRPSQELIAKDLHGMEWRFRHIYRGQPRRHLLTTGWSAFVNRKKLISGDAVLFLRGTDGELRLGIRRAVQFKSSNPVSAHPSGNSTLATLADIANAVSTRKVFHVYYNPRANSSDFIVPYWKFVKSFNSSISVGIRSTGLVTGISDMDPVRWPGSKWRCLLVNWDVDADTNQQNRISPWEIEPTGSVSGSGSLSTVGSKRAKIGLPSVNMDFPIPNGNGCPDLRESASIHKVLQGQEFMRLGAPNCIGVTASHVFGIGNPQYSEKGCSADANGSIIGESVPGGRVRIPHGKSDSSFNRTGFSESIRFQKVLQGQEVFSRNPPFLGAPCDAHVRNGVYGQFDDVLTSRAESRLPIAPHGYVTLLQQSLPSIQAFSPSSVLMFQDASCVSLSAHSMPGMNYQDRGDEGCRFAMLNGSEPLHREESNFPSWPPTLACHFANQQCKMVKVHDPVLDGKLDFENERSVSRKGCRLFGFPLTERIPVANLVDKPPPVTPATSMPQMPAKPVGCSSALYALRAAPI
- the LOC135583014 gene encoding auxin response factor 15-like isoform X1, producing MGIDLNTIEEEDEEPEHPAHAAPPPAAAAVEDAFQGTPVCLELWHACAGPRIWLPKKGSLVVYLPQGHMEHLGDGGGGGADGGGRGGICRRDVPPHCLCRVIDVKLHADAATDDVYAQLSLLAESEDFERRMKMGEVEGNEEGDDVECINRSSVPHMFCKTLTASDTSTHGGFSVPRRAAEDCFPPLDYKLQRPSQELIAKDLHGMEWRFRHIYRGQPRRHLLTTGWSAFVNRKKLISGDAVLFLRGTDGELRLGIRRAVQFKSSNPVSAHPSGNSTLATLADIANAVSTRKVFHVYYNPRANSSDFIVPYWKFVKSFNSSISVGIRFKMIYESDDASERRFDIRSFLGFKLRCVECCSFTFFYRSTGLVTGISDMDPVRWPGSKWRCLLVNWDVDADTNQQNRISPWEIEPTGSVSGSGSLSTVGSKRAKIGLPSVNMDFPIPNGNGCPDLRESASIHKVLQGQEFMRLGAPNCIGVTASHVFGIGNPQYSEKGCSADANGSIIGESVPGGRVRIPHGKSDSSFNRTGFSESIRFQKVLQGQEVFSRNPPFLGAPCDAHVRNGVYGQFDDVLTSRAESRLPIAPHGYVTLLQQSLPSIQAFSPSSVLMFQDASCVSLSAHSMPGMNYQDRGDEGCRFAMLNGSEPLHREESNFPSWPPTLACHFANQQCKMVKVHDPVLDGKLDFENERSVSRKGCRLFGFPLTERIPVANLVDKPPPVTPATSMPQMPAKPVGCSSALYALRAAPI
- the LOC135583014 gene encoding auxin response factor 15-like isoform X2 — translated: MGIDLNTIEEEDEEPEHPAHAAPPPAAAAVEDAFQGTPVCLELWHACAGPRIWLPKKGSLVVYLPQGHMEHLGDGGGGGADGGGRGGICRRDVPPHCLCRVIDVKLHADAATDDVYAQLSLLAESEDFERRMKMGEVEGNEEGDDVECINRSSVPHMFCKTLTASDTSTHGGFSVPRRAAEDCFPPLDYKLQRPSQELIAKDLHGMEWRFRHIYRGQPRRHLLTTGWSAFVNRKKLISGDAVLFLRGTDGELRLGIRRAVQFKSSNPVSAHPSGNSTLATLADIANAVSTRKVFHVYYNPRANSSDFIVPYWKFVKSFNSSISVGIRFKMIYESDDASERRSTGLVTGISDMDPVRWPGSKWRCLLVNWDVDADTNQQNRISPWEIEPTGSVSGSGSLSTVGSKRAKIGLPSVNMDFPIPNGNGCPDLRESASIHKVLQGQEFMRLGAPNCIGVTASHVFGIGNPQYSEKGCSADANGSIIGESVPGGRVRIPHGKSDSSFNRTGFSESIRFQKVLQGQEVFSRNPPFLGAPCDAHVRNGVYGQFDDVLTSRAESRLPIAPHGYVTLLQQSLPSIQAFSPSSVLMFQDASCVSLSAHSMPGMNYQDRGDEGCRFAMLNGSEPLHREESNFPSWPPTLACHFANQQCKMVKVHDPVLDGKLDFENERSVSRKGCRLFGFPLTERIPVANLVDKPPPVTPATSMPQMPAKPVGCSSALYALRAAPI